The following proteins come from a genomic window of Actinopolyspora saharensis:
- a CDS encoding AzlD domain-containing protein has translation MNLGIVVALAAGTYALRVAGPLLRGRLDLPEEGRRMLSTAALVLLGAFVVTSTLYESGTFAGVARLAGVVAGGVLAWRRAPFVVVVLAAAGVTAGLRALLDTSFV, from the coding sequence ATGAACCTGGGGATCGTGGTGGCGCTGGCCGCGGGCACCTACGCCCTGCGGGTGGCAGGCCCGTTGCTGCGCGGCAGGCTGGACCTGCCCGAGGAGGGGCGGCGGATGCTGTCCACGGCCGCCCTGGTGCTGCTCGGCGCCTTCGTGGTGACCAGCACGCTGTACGAGTCGGGCACGTTCGCCGGAGTGGCGCGGCTGGCCGGAGTCGTGGCCGGTGGGGTGTTGGCCTGGCGGCGGGCCCCGTTCGTGGTGGTGGTGCTGGCCGCCGCCGGGGTCACCGCGGGGCTGCGCGCACTGCTCGACACGTCCTTTGTGTAA
- a CDS encoding amino acid permease translates to MVSAPEPPNDSAVTTDRTGERGEWEGYAAGLGNRQVQMIAMGGAIGVGLFLGAGGLLKEMGPGIILSYLGCGIAVFFVMRALGELVLYRPVSGSFVEYAREFIGPWAGFAAGWMYWVNWVGSGVAEITAAGIYIGKWFPQFPQWITALLSLLVLLVVNLLSVRLFGELEFWFSVVKVLAIISFLVVGVWLVATGAQVGETTAGVSNLFEHGGFLPMGLPVVLMSLQGVIFAYASMEMAGIAAGETRNPAKVMPRAINSVIARIALFYVGSLLLLCMVLPWTAYSGAESPFVTVFSSIGIPWAGDIMNFVVLTAALSSCNSGLYSTGRILRSLSLNGEAPSFTARMNAQRAPYGAVLFTAAVFLLGVLLNYAVPDKAFEIATSISSLGVIATWAALLYSQLRMRRLAELGQLRRPSYRMPGSPYTNWVVLGFLALVLVLAGFSSDVAARWSLYAVPLLIVAIWFGWSVVRRRSGASEQG, encoded by the coding sequence TTGGTCAGCGCACCCGAGCCGCCGAACGACAGCGCGGTCACGACCGACCGGACGGGTGAGCGGGGCGAGTGGGAAGGCTACGCGGCCGGACTGGGCAACCGCCAGGTCCAGATGATCGCCATGGGCGGGGCGATCGGAGTCGGACTCTTCCTGGGGGCGGGCGGCCTCCTGAAGGAGATGGGCCCGGGGATCATCCTGTCCTACCTGGGCTGCGGCATCGCGGTCTTCTTCGTGATGCGCGCGCTCGGCGAGCTGGTGCTGTACCGCCCGGTCTCGGGAAGCTTCGTGGAGTACGCCCGCGAGTTCATCGGTCCGTGGGCCGGCTTCGCCGCGGGCTGGATGTACTGGGTGAACTGGGTCGGGAGCGGAGTGGCCGAGATCACCGCGGCCGGGATCTACATCGGGAAGTGGTTCCCGCAGTTCCCCCAGTGGATCACCGCGCTGCTGTCGCTGCTGGTCCTGCTGGTGGTGAACCTGCTGTCCGTCCGGCTGTTCGGCGAACTCGAGTTCTGGTTCTCGGTGGTCAAGGTGCTGGCCATCATCAGCTTCCTGGTCGTCGGCGTCTGGCTGGTCGCCACCGGCGCGCAGGTGGGCGAGACCACGGCGGGCGTGTCCAACCTCTTCGAGCACGGCGGCTTCCTCCCGATGGGGCTGCCGGTGGTGCTGATGAGCCTGCAGGGCGTGATCTTCGCCTACGCCTCGATGGAGATGGCCGGTATCGCCGCGGGGGAGACCCGGAACCCGGCCAAGGTGATGCCGCGCGCCATCAACAGCGTCATCGCCCGCATCGCGCTGTTCTACGTGGGCTCGCTGCTGCTGCTGTGCATGGTGCTGCCCTGGACCGCCTACAGCGGCGCGGAGAGCCCCTTCGTGACGGTGTTCTCCAGCATCGGCATTCCGTGGGCGGGTGACATCATGAACTTCGTCGTGCTGACCGCGGCGTTGTCCAGCTGCAACTCCGGGCTGTACTCGACGGGGCGCATCCTGCGCTCGCTCTCGCTCAACGGGGAGGCCCCCTCCTTCACCGCCAGGATGAACGCGCAGCGCGCCCCCTACGGAGCCGTGCTGTTCACCGCGGCGGTCTTCCTGCTGGGGGTGCTGCTCAACTACGCGGTCCCGGACAAGGCCTTCGAGATCGCCACCTCGATCTCCTCGCTCGGCGTGATCGCCACCTGGGCGGCGCTGCTGTACAGCCAGCTCAGGATGCGCAGGCTCGCCGAGCTGGGGCAGTTGCGGCGCCCCTCCTACCGGATGCCAGGCTCGCCCTACACGAACTGGGTCGTGCTCGGCTTCCTCGCACTCGTGCTCGTGCTGGCCGGGTTCTCCTCGGACGTGGCGGCCCGCTGGTCGCTGTACGCCGTCCCGCTGCTGATCGTGGCGATATGGTTCGGCTGGAGCGTCGTCCGCCGTCGCTCCGGAGCTTCCGAGCAGGGGTGA
- the pdxT gene encoding pyridoxal 5'-phosphate synthase glutaminase subunit PdxT gives MGGVNQAQPVVGVLALQGDVAEHLEAFERIGVSALPVRRPEELAAVDGLVLPGGESTTMTRLLENFELFEPLRQRLRDGMPAYGSCAGMVLLAGSVLDDRSDDRGGAGVRPLGALDVVVRRNAFGRQVDSFEADLEFAGIEGEPLHAVFIRSPVVEKAGSGVAVLAEVPERSSQDSAPGSGTGTIVAVRQGPVLATAFHPELVDGDDRVHRLFVRVIHESGAGETRDTTPARAETTED, from the coding sequence ATCGGGGGTGTGAACCAAGCTCAACCGGTGGTGGGCGTGCTCGCCCTGCAGGGCGACGTCGCCGAGCACCTCGAGGCGTTCGAGCGCATCGGGGTCTCGGCGCTACCCGTGCGCAGGCCCGAGGAACTCGCCGCTGTCGACGGGCTCGTGCTCCCGGGAGGCGAGTCGACGACGATGACCCGCCTGCTGGAGAACTTCGAGCTCTTCGAACCGCTGCGGCAGCGCCTGCGGGACGGCATGCCCGCCTACGGATCCTGCGCGGGCATGGTGCTGCTCGCGGGCAGCGTGCTGGACGACCGCTCCGACGACCGGGGTGGTGCCGGTGTCCGCCCGCTCGGAGCGCTGGACGTGGTGGTCCGGCGCAACGCGTTCGGACGTCAGGTCGACTCCTTCGAGGCCGATCTGGAGTTCGCGGGGATCGAGGGGGAGCCGCTGCACGCCGTGTTCATCCGCTCCCCCGTCGTGGAGAAGGCGGGTTCCGGAGTCGCGGTGCTGGCCGAGGTGCCGGAGCGGTCGTCGCAGGACTCGGCCCCCGGATCCGGGACGGGTACCATCGTCGCCGTTCGGCAGGGTCCGGTGCTCGCGACCGCTTTCCACCCGGAGCTGGTCGACGGGGACGATCGGGTGCATCGCCTGTTCGTGCGGGTAATCCACGAGAGCGGTGCCGGAGAGACCCGCGACACCACTCCGGCAAGAGCAGAAACCACGGAGGACTGA
- a CDS encoding YebC/PmpR family DNA-binding transcriptional regulator — MSGHSKWATTKHKKAALDAKRGKLFAKLTKNIEVAARMGGGDPEANPTLYDAMQKARKSSVPQDNIERARKRGAGEEAGGADWQTAMYEGYAPNGVAVLIECLTDNRNRAASEVRTTMNRHGGSMADAGSVSYLFNRRGVVLLPKNGLSEEDVLGAVLDAGAEEIEDLGEKYEVLCEPSDLVPVRKALQAAGFEYDSAEPSFLPSVNVPLDSDGARKVFKLIDSLEDCDDVQNVYSNFDVSDEVMAQVSA; from the coding sequence ATGAGCGGCCACTCCAAGTGGGCCACTACCAAGCACAAGAAGGCCGCCCTCGACGCCAAGCGCGGCAAGCTCTTCGCGAAGCTGACCAAGAACATCGAGGTCGCCGCGCGAATGGGCGGGGGCGATCCCGAGGCCAACCCGACCCTGTACGACGCCATGCAGAAGGCGCGCAAGTCCTCGGTGCCGCAGGACAACATCGAGCGCGCCCGCAAGCGCGGTGCCGGTGAGGAAGCGGGCGGCGCCGACTGGCAGACGGCCATGTACGAGGGGTACGCACCCAACGGTGTGGCGGTGCTGATCGAGTGCCTGACCGACAACCGCAACCGCGCGGCCAGCGAGGTGCGGACCACGATGAACCGCCACGGCGGCTCGATGGCCGACGCGGGTTCGGTGTCTTACCTGTTCAACAGGCGTGGGGTGGTGCTCCTGCCCAAGAACGGGCTGAGCGAGGAGGACGTGCTCGGCGCCGTGCTGGACGCCGGTGCCGAGGAGATCGAGGACCTCGGGGAGAAGTACGAGGTGCTCTGCGAGCCGAGCGACCTCGTTCCGGTGCGCAAGGCGCTGCAGGCCGCGGGATTCGAGTACGACTCGGCCGAGCCGAGCTTCCTGCCCTCGGTGAACGTTCCGCTGGACAGCGACGGTGCGCGCAAGGTCTTCAAGCTGATCGACTCGCTCGAGGACTGCGACGACGTGCAGAACGTGTACTCGAACTTCGACGTCAGCGACGAGGTCATGGCGCAGGTCTCCGCGTGA
- a CDS encoding class I SAM-dependent methyltransferase, translating into MDTSIPRDNFERAYAEGSPPWVIGQPQPALVELERAGHVSGSVLDPGCGTGENTLLLAELGYEVLGIDGSETAVATARRKAAERGVPARFEVADAMNPGTSPRFDTVVDSALLHVFGQRDRLAYTRGLHAVCRPGAVLHVLALADVQDAGGPRISAEALRDSFGPGWELEELRQDRYRGIAGEQYAEQLGVRPEDAVDTAAWLARARRR; encoded by the coding sequence ATGGACACCTCGATCCCGCGCGACAACTTCGAGAGGGCCTACGCGGAGGGCTCCCCGCCCTGGGTGATCGGGCAACCCCAACCCGCGCTGGTCGAACTGGAACGAGCCGGGCACGTGTCCGGCTCGGTGCTCGACCCCGGGTGCGGCACCGGGGAGAACACGCTCCTGCTCGCCGAGCTCGGTTACGAGGTGCTCGGCATCGACGGCTCCGAGACGGCCGTGGCCACGGCGCGGCGGAAGGCCGCCGAGCGCGGGGTTCCCGCCCGGTTCGAGGTCGCCGACGCCATGAACCCGGGGACGAGCCCCCGTTTCGACACGGTGGTGGACAGCGCGCTGCTGCACGTCTTCGGACAGCGGGACCGCCTGGCCTACACGCGGGGCCTGCACGCGGTGTGCCGCCCCGGCGCGGTGCTGCACGTGCTGGCGCTGGCGGACGTCCAGGACGCCGGAGGCCCCCGGATCAGCGCGGAGGCGCTCCGCGACTCCTTCGGCCCCGGCTGGGAGCTCGAGGAGCTCCGGCAGGACCGCTACCGCGGCATCGCGGGCGAGCAGTACGCCGAACAGCTGGGAGTCCGCCCGGAAGACGCGGTGGACACGGCGGCCTGGCTGGCACGGGCCCGCAGGCGCTGA
- a CDS encoding DUF4262 domain-containing protein has protein sequence MTATPDATDEMRDWLLRTSERHGAAVVHVDEEEQRPPYAFSVGAWRRFGKPEVVVVGLPQEVAQTVVNTYTARVGRGERFVPGWLYEGFLAEQPVTFERVAGVHYPEYLGSAMLLYGDADFPAVQLLLPTPDTGVFPWSDQAPEGFAAYQPVLTDSGLPESWVPGRDGI, from the coding sequence ATGACCGCCACCCCGGACGCCACCGACGAGATGCGCGACTGGCTGTTACGCACCTCCGAACGCCACGGTGCCGCCGTCGTGCACGTCGACGAGGAGGAACAGCGCCCGCCGTACGCCTTCTCGGTGGGTGCCTGGAGACGGTTCGGCAAGCCCGAGGTCGTGGTGGTCGGACTCCCCCAGGAGGTCGCGCAGACCGTGGTGAACACCTACACGGCCCGGGTCGGCCGGGGTGAGCGGTTCGTCCCGGGGTGGCTCTACGAGGGGTTCCTGGCCGAGCAGCCGGTCACCTTCGAACGCGTCGCCGGTGTCCACTACCCGGAGTACCTCGGGAGTGCGATGCTGCTGTACGGCGACGCGGACTTCCCCGCCGTGCAGTTGTTGCTGCCCACCCCCGACACCGGCGTCTTCCCCTGGTCCGACCAGGCACCGGAGGGGTTCGCCGCGTACCAGCCCGTGCTGACCGACTCCGGCCTGCCCGAGAGCTGGGTCCCCGGCCGCGACGGGATCTGA
- the ruvC gene encoding crossover junction endodeoxyribonuclease RuvC, with the protein MRVLGVDPGLTRCGIGVIEEGHRRGVNCLGVGVVRSPVEDELPQRLMTISDGVEEWIRAHEPDVVAIERVFSQQNVRSVMGTAQVSGVVALAAARRDIQVAFHTPSSVKAAISGSGRADKRQVTSMVSKVLGLSTPPKPADAADALALALCHLWRAPMTGRLAEAEQRAAELARNHQQRLRRAARDSSGTGGQQR; encoded by the coding sequence GTGCGCGTACTCGGAGTCGACCCGGGGCTGACCCGCTGCGGGATCGGCGTCATCGAAGAAGGACACCGGCGGGGTGTGAACTGCCTCGGCGTCGGTGTCGTGCGCAGCCCGGTCGAGGACGAGCTGCCGCAGCGCCTGATGACCATCAGTGACGGGGTCGAGGAGTGGATCCGCGCGCACGAGCCGGACGTGGTGGCGATAGAGCGGGTCTTCAGCCAGCAGAACGTGCGCTCGGTCATGGGAACCGCCCAGGTCTCCGGCGTGGTGGCGCTGGCCGCGGCGCGCAGGGACATCCAGGTCGCCTTCCACACCCCCAGCTCGGTCAAGGCGGCCATCAGCGGTTCGGGCCGGGCCGACAAGCGCCAGGTGACCTCGATGGTGAGCAAGGTCCTCGGGCTGAGCACACCGCCCAAACCCGCCGACGCCGCCGACGCGCTGGCGCTGGCACTGTGCCACCTGTGGCGCGCGCCGATGACCGGCAGGTTGGCCGAGGCGGAGCAGCGGGCGGCCGAGCTCGCCCGCAACCACCAGCAGCGGCTGCGCCGGGCCGCTCGTGACTCGTCCGGGACGGGAGGGCAACAACGATGA
- the ruvA gene encoding Holliday junction branch migration protein RuvA encodes MIASVRGEVLSVGLDHAVIEVGGVGMAVYATPATLGGIRSGEEARLATSLVVREDSLTLYGFADTQARDLFALLQTASGVGPRLALAALAVLEPRQLRDALSEGDIGVLTRVPGIGKKNAERLTLELRDKVNALSGHQAAPGGEAAGPQGEPVDGVRGADEPGPAPTARLRSEVGEALVGLGFSAKQAEQSVDAVLAEDGQDRLDTSTLLRRALATLGPRS; translated from the coding sequence ATGATCGCTTCGGTTCGAGGTGAGGTGCTGTCCGTCGGGCTGGACCACGCCGTGATCGAGGTCGGTGGCGTGGGGATGGCCGTGTACGCGACCCCGGCCACCCTCGGCGGGATCCGCAGCGGGGAGGAGGCCAGGCTGGCCACCTCGCTGGTGGTTCGCGAGGACTCGCTCACGCTCTACGGCTTCGCCGACACCCAGGCGCGCGACCTGTTCGCCCTGTTGCAGACCGCCTCCGGAGTGGGACCGCGGCTGGCGCTGGCCGCGCTGGCCGTGCTCGAACCGCGGCAGTTGCGCGACGCCCTCTCCGAGGGCGACATCGGCGTGCTGACCAGGGTCCCCGGGATCGGCAAGAAGAACGCGGAGCGGTTGACCCTCGAACTGCGGGACAAGGTCAACGCGCTGTCCGGTCACCAGGCCGCTCCGGGAGGCGAAGCCGCCGGGCCCCAGGGGGAGCCGGTGGACGGGGTGCGCGGCGCGGACGAACCCGGCCCGGCCCCCACCGCGCGGCTGCGTTCCGAGGTCGGCGAGGCCCTGGTCGGGCTCGGCTTCTCCGCCAAGCAGGCCGAGCAGAGCGTGGACGCGGTGCTCGCCGAGGACGGACAGGACCGGCTCGACACCTCGACCCTGCTGCGCAGGGCGCTGGCCACGCTCGGCCCCAGGAGTTAG
- the ruvB gene encoding Holliday junction branch migration DNA helicase RuvB, with product MHEDEWGESSGAPPAEDVGPQEELSPHQSSGEQEIEASLRPRTLADFVGQQRVREQLKLVLHGALGRGEQPDHVLFAGPPGLGKTSLAMILASELSASIRVTSGPALERPGDLAAMLSNLTAGDVLFIDEIHRMARPAEEMLYLAMEDYRVDVVVGKGPGATSIPLDIAPFTLVGATTRSGSLTGPLRDRFGFTANMEFYEPSELGEVIRRSAGILGVRLREDGAHEIARRCRGTPRIANRLLRRVRDYAEVRSDGTVTVEVARAALEVYDVDELGLDRLDRAVLSALARSFNGGPVGISTLAVAVGEEQTTIEEVCEPYLVRAGMLARTPRGRVATAAAWQHLGLVPPANAFGTAEPTLFEE from the coding sequence ATGCACGAGGACGAGTGGGGGGAGAGCTCCGGTGCTCCACCGGCCGAGGACGTGGGGCCGCAGGAGGAGTTGTCACCGCACCAGAGCAGTGGCGAGCAGGAGATCGAAGCGAGTCTGCGTCCGCGCACGCTCGCCGACTTCGTGGGGCAGCAGCGCGTGCGCGAGCAGCTGAAGCTCGTGCTGCACGGCGCGCTGGGACGTGGTGAGCAGCCCGACCACGTGCTGTTCGCGGGACCACCCGGGCTGGGCAAGACCAGCCTCGCGATGATCCTGGCCTCCGAGCTCTCGGCCTCGATCCGGGTCACCTCGGGCCCCGCGCTGGAACGTCCCGGCGACCTGGCGGCGATGCTGTCCAACCTGACCGCGGGCGACGTGCTGTTCATCGACGAGATACACCGGATGGCCCGCCCGGCCGAGGAGATGCTCTACCTCGCGATGGAGGACTACCGGGTGGACGTCGTCGTGGGCAAGGGGCCGGGTGCCACGAGCATCCCCCTGGACATAGCTCCGTTCACCCTGGTGGGAGCCACCACCCGCTCCGGTTCGCTGACCGGGCCGCTGCGCGACCGGTTCGGTTTCACGGCCAACATGGAGTTCTACGAGCCCTCCGAGCTCGGCGAGGTCATCCGCAGGTCGGCGGGAATTCTCGGGGTGCGGCTGCGCGAGGACGGGGCGCACGAGATCGCCCGGCGGTGTCGCGGGACCCCGCGCATCGCCAACCGCCTGCTGCGCCGGGTCCGGGACTACGCCGAGGTCCGTTCCGACGGCACCGTCACGGTGGAGGTGGCCCGCGCGGCCCTCGAGGTCTACGACGTGGACGAGCTCGGGCTGGACCGGCTGGACCGGGCCGTGCTCAGCGCGCTGGCCCGCTCCTTCAACGGCGGACCGGTGGGGATCTCCACCCTGGCCGTGGCGGTGGGGGAGGAGCAGACCACCATCGAGGAGGTCTGCGAGCCCTACCTGGTCCGGGCGGGGATGCTGGCGCGCACCCCGCGGGGGCGGGTGGCCACGGCGGCGGCGTGGCAGCACCTGGGGTTGGTTCCCCCGGCGAACGCTTTCGGCACGGCCGAACCGACGCTCTTCGAGGAATAG
- the yajC gene encoding preprotein translocase subunit YajC — MEGLIFPILLVGIAAMLFFQMRKQRKAMSEQQKLQNSLTVGDRVMTTSGLFGTVVDTDDDSLDLEIADGVVTTWLRQAIREKVNSESDEDDSDEDSDDESSDEPADSGDEETADSTEKQKTS; from the coding sequence ATGGAAGGCCTGATTTTCCCGATTCTGCTCGTCGGCATCGCCGCGATGCTGTTCTTCCAGATGCGCAAGCAGCGGAAGGCGATGAGCGAACAGCAGAAACTGCAGAACTCGTTGACGGTCGGCGACCGCGTCATGACCACCTCGGGGCTTTTCGGCACCGTTGTGGACACGGACGACGACTCCCTCGATCTCGAAATCGCCGATGGTGTCGTCACCACCTGGCTGCGTCAGGCGATCAGGGAGAAGGTCAACTCCGAGTCCGACGAGGACGACAGCGACGAGGACTCGGACGACGAGTCGAGCGACGAACCGGCCGATTCCGGTGACGAGGAGACGGCCGACAGCACCGAGAAGCAGAAGACCAGCTGA
- the secD gene encoding protein translocase subunit SecD, which produces MAPPRGQIRPARYLLAFVVILLGIYSLVFFTGDRKPTPELGIDLQGGTRVTLTARTPNGKPPSDESLKQARQIIEQRVNGLGVSGSEVTIDGTNLVITVPGKDGEQAKRLGQTAELNLRQVKQAVPVSATQGVPGQGGQGQGVPGQGVPGQGGQGQGVPGQGVPGQGGQGGASQQGNGAGGSGQDGPANTAPQAAVQQAQDQQQDSGQQGDSGQQQAPGQSGEEATRAERIEQAKQLRQSENPAIQRQALMALDCSAPDPLRGNADPNKPLVTCGQDGNTKYILEPVLIPGTQIADANSAPPGQQKPQWTVNLNFKQQGSQTWADFTSQNVGQQVGFVLDNQVVSAPSINTAIVGGNTQIEGDFTQEEADNLANTLKYGSLPLAFDQSTAETVSPTLGIVSLEAALLAGGIGLILVAAYCLVYYRLLGVLTILSLVLSGAVVYGVLVLFGRWIGFTLDLPGMAGFIIAIGITADSFIVFFERLKDEIREGRTFRSAVPRSWARARRTILSADTVSFLAAGVLYLLAVGQVKGFAFTLGMSTVLDLIVVFLVTHPLVALASRNKFLSRPGLSGLGAVQRMGERARKQRQGNQQQSASGGTPKEA; this is translated from the coding sequence GTGGCACCTCCACGCGGGCAGATCCGGCCGGCACGCTACTTGCTGGCCTTCGTGGTGATTCTCCTGGGTATATACAGCCTGGTGTTCTTCACCGGCGACCGCAAACCCACCCCGGAGCTGGGAATCGATCTACAGGGTGGCACCCGGGTCACGTTGACGGCCCGCACTCCCAACGGGAAGCCACCGAGCGACGAGTCGCTGAAGCAGGCTCGGCAGATCATCGAACAACGGGTCAACGGGCTCGGGGTGAGCGGCTCCGAGGTGACCATCGACGGGACCAACCTGGTCATCACCGTGCCCGGCAAGGACGGGGAGCAGGCCAAACGGCTCGGTCAGACCGCGGAGCTGAACCTCCGCCAGGTCAAGCAGGCCGTTCCCGTGTCGGCCACCCAGGGCGTTCCGGGCCAGGGCGGCCAGGGCCAGGGTGTCCCCGGGCAGGGGGTTCCGGGCCAGGGCGGCCAGGGCCAGGGTGTCCCCGGGCAGGGGGTTCCGGGCCAGGGCGGTCAGGGCGGAGCCTCCCAGCAGGGCAACGGCGCCGGCGGCTCGGGCCAGGACGGCCCGGCGAACACGGCTCCGCAGGCTGCCGTCCAGCAGGCCCAGGACCAGCAGCAGGACTCGGGCCAGCAGGGGGACTCGGGCCAGCAGCAGGCACCCGGTCAGAGCGGCGAGGAGGCCACCAGGGCCGAGCGCATCGAGCAGGCGAAGCAGCTGCGCCAGAGCGAGAACCCCGCGATACAGCGGCAGGCCCTCATGGCGCTGGACTGCAGCGCCCCCGACCCGCTGCGCGGCAACGCCGATCCGAACAAGCCGCTGGTGACCTGCGGTCAGGACGGAAACACCAAGTACATCCTCGAGCCGGTGCTGATCCCCGGCACCCAGATCGCCGACGCGAACTCCGCCCCGCCGGGCCAGCAGAAGCCGCAGTGGACCGTGAACCTGAACTTCAAGCAGCAGGGCAGCCAGACCTGGGCCGACTTCACCTCCCAGAACGTCGGCCAGCAGGTCGGCTTCGTGCTGGACAACCAGGTGGTCTCCGCCCCGTCGATCAACACTGCGATCGTCGGCGGCAACACGCAGATCGAGGGTGACTTCACCCAGGAGGAGGCCGACAACCTGGCCAACACCCTCAAGTACGGCTCCCTGCCGCTGGCCTTCGACCAGTCGACCGCCGAGACGGTCTCGCCCACCCTGGGCATCGTCTCCCTGGAGGCGGCCCTGCTGGCGGGCGGCATCGGGTTGATCCTGGTCGCGGCCTACTGCCTGGTCTACTACCGGCTGCTCGGGGTGCTGACCATCCTCTCGCTGGTGCTGTCCGGCGCGGTCGTCTACGGCGTGCTGGTGCTGTTCGGGCGCTGGATCGGCTTCACGCTCGACCTGCCCGGCATGGCGGGCTTCATCATCGCGATCGGAATCACCGCGGACTCGTTCATCGTGTTCTTCGAACGTCTCAAGGACGAGATCCGCGAGGGCAGGACCTTCCGGTCCGCGGTGCCGCGGTCCTGGGCACGAGCACGCAGAACCATCCTCTCCGCGGACACGGTCAGCTTCCTCGCGGCCGGGGTGCTGTACCTGCTCGCCGTCGGGCAGGTGAAGGGCTTCGCGTTCACGCTCGGGATGTCGACGGTGCTGGACCTGATCGTCGTGTTCCTGGTGACGCATCCCCTGGTCGCCCTGGCTTCCCGCAACAAGTTCCTCTCGCGTCCCGGTCTCTCGGGGCTCGGCGCCGTCCAGCGGATGGGTGAGCGTGCCAGGAAACAACGGCAGGGCAACCAGCAGCAGAGTGCTTCGGGCGGCACTCCGAAGGAGGCTTGA
- the secF gene encoding protein translocase subunit SecF, with product MDTTGSNGKAPAADSGANATERKSGVLHRLYTGTGAFDIVGKRKYWYVLLGLLMLASAASIGVKGFNLSLEFEGGTNISMPAQGASGQITTEQVENTFRDALDEDPSSVQLVGSGGSQTVQISTEKLSVQQVGEVKTALYEELRPLGTNGQPSAEAISDSAVSGTWGNEITRQALIALGVFLALVTVFLAFYFERWMAVGALVALIHDVLVTAGIYSMTGFEVSPSTVIGLLTILGFSLYDTVVVFDKVKENTSGLLSVTRRTYPEAANLAVNQSLMRSINTSVIALLPVLGLLIVGAGMLGVGVLRDLALVQGIGMIAGVFSSLLLATPLLVDRKMRDPKYRAQRDKVLQRRENRGEADEQSSTGDAPAAGADEKPRRNGSASRLAGAGAAKGSGSAEQARPSGKAQRRAGARRRR from the coding sequence GTGGACACCACCGGAAGCAACGGGAAGGCTCCGGCCGCGGACAGCGGCGCGAACGCGACGGAGCGCAAGAGCGGGGTGCTGCACCGCCTCTACACGGGCACCGGCGCCTTCGACATCGTCGGCAAGCGCAAGTACTGGTACGTCCTGCTCGGGCTGCTGATGTTGGCCTCGGCCGCCTCGATCGGCGTCAAGGGGTTCAACCTCAGCCTCGAGTTCGAGGGCGGGACCAACATCTCGATGCCCGCTCAGGGCGCCTCCGGGCAGATCACCACCGAGCAGGTCGAGAACACGTTCCGGGACGCCCTCGACGAGGACCCCTCCTCGGTTCAGCTGGTCGGCAGCGGTGGCTCGCAGACGGTGCAGATCAGCACCGAGAAGCTCAGCGTCCAGCAGGTCGGCGAGGTCAAGACGGCGCTCTACGAGGAGCTGCGCCCGCTCGGGACCAACGGTCAGCCCAGTGCCGAGGCCATCAGTGACAGCGCCGTCAGCGGAACCTGGGGCAACGAGATCACCAGGCAGGCGCTGATCGCGCTGGGCGTGTTCCTCGCGCTGGTGACCGTGTTCCTCGCGTTCTACTTCGAGCGCTGGATGGCCGTGGGAGCGCTGGTCGCGCTGATCCACGACGTGCTGGTCACGGCGGGGATCTACTCGATGACCGGGTTCGAGGTCAGCCCGAGCACGGTGATCGGCCTGCTGACCATCCTCGGGTTCTCGCTCTACGACACGGTCGTGGTCTTCGACAAGGTCAAGGAGAACACCTCCGGTCTGCTGAGCGTGACCCGCCGCACCTATCCGGAAGCGGCGAACCTCGCGGTCAACCAGTCCCTGATGCGGTCGATCAACACTTCGGTGATCGCCCTGCTACCCGTGCTGGGGCTGCTGATCGTCGGGGCGGGGATGCTCGGCGTCGGCGTGCTGCGCGACCTGGCGCTCGTCCAGGGGATCGGCATGATCGCGGGTGTGTTCTCCTCGCTGCTGCTGGCCACCCCGCTGCTGGTCGACCGGAAGATGCGCGACCCCAAGTACCGCGCGCAGCGGGACAAGGTCTTGCAGCGCAGGGAGAACCGCGGCGAGGCCGACGAGCAGTCGAGCACGGGCGACGCCCCGGCGGCGGGCGCCGACGAGAAGCCGAGGCGCAACGGCTCCGCGTCCCGACTGGCCGGTGCCGGGGCCGCGAAGGGATCCGGCTCGGCGGAGCAGGCCCGCCCGTCCGGCAAGGCGCAACGTCGCGCCGGGGCGCGCAGGCGCAGGTGA